In Trichocoleus desertorum NBK24, the following are encoded in one genomic region:
- a CDS encoding alpha/beta fold hydrolase, producing the protein MKTQLVEKQIYFAGCNVSYLIGGPITATPPILFVHGWSVSVEPYRELLSILAQRYRVIAPYLPNLSISTGPKSIWNYDDYTQFLIDFINTLNLSQVHLVGHSLGGGIAAQLSATLPGAVKSLILIDSTGIPSGTIPDVLPRRLVEMSAQIFQVRLPQLQQIFQAFTYNCLFNLQNVAETLKVSLEGDLRPLLPQIQASCLLLWGGQDLTTPLNVAQEFLGYIPNSQLVVVEEGFHEWNLFLVEKSSSIILNFLDGIEAKPQVGAKLDEFVIQY; encoded by the coding sequence TGAAAACACAGTTAGTTGAAAAGCAAATCTACTTCGCCGGATGCAATGTTTCCTACTTAATCGGGGGACCGATCACCGCTACTCCACCTATCTTGTTTGTGCACGGCTGGAGCGTTTCTGTAGAACCCTATCGGGAGTTGCTGAGCATTCTAGCCCAACGGTATCGGGTCATTGCTCCCTACCTGCCTAACTTGAGTATATCAACAGGTCCCAAATCTATCTGGAACTATGACGACTACACCCAGTTTTTAATCGATTTTATTAATACTCTCAATTTAAGCCAGGTTCATCTCGTTGGACACTCCTTAGGGGGTGGTATTGCGGCTCAACTCTCTGCGACGCTTCCTGGAGCCGTAAAAAGCTTGATCTTGATAGATAGCACAGGCATTCCCTCTGGCACCATTCCAGATGTATTGCCACGTCGCTTAGTAGAAATGTCAGCTCAAATATTTCAAGTTCGCTTGCCTCAACTTCAACAGATTTTCCAAGCTTTCACCTACAACTGCTTATTCAACTTACAGAATGTGGCTGAAACTCTGAAGGTCTCTTTAGAAGGGGATTTGAGGCCGCTTTTACCCCAAATCCAAGCGTCTTGTCTCTTACTGTGGGGCGGACAGGATCTCACTACGCCTCTGAACGTGGCTCAGGAGTTTTTAGGTTATATTCCCAATTCCCAGCTCGTGGTCGTCGAGGAGGGATTTCATGAATGGAATTTATTCCTCGTGGAAAAATCCAGTAGCATTATCTTGAACTTTCTGGATGGGATTGAAGCAAAACCGCAGGTAGGCGCGAAACTTGATGAGTTCGTTATTCAGTATTAA